One region of Paenibacillus polymyxa M1 genomic DNA includes:
- the lspA gene encoding signal peptidase II has product MIYFGIALIIFLIDQGVKYLVATRMELYEQIPVIGNFFLITSHRNRGAAFGILEGQRWLFIVITIVVVIGIVWYLRKTVRAGQKLLPVALSLVLGGAVGNFLDRAISGEVVDFAQFNFGSYTFPIFNVADSAIVIGVALIILDTLLESRREKGNGNDSVEGKS; this is encoded by the coding sequence GTGATTTATTTTGGTATTGCGCTAATTATTTTTTTGATTGATCAGGGAGTCAAATATTTGGTGGCTACGCGGATGGAATTGTACGAGCAAATACCAGTCATCGGCAATTTCTTTTTAATTACCTCCCATCGTAATCGCGGAGCCGCTTTTGGGATTTTGGAAGGGCAACGCTGGCTTTTTATCGTGATCACAATTGTAGTAGTGATCGGTATCGTATGGTACCTAAGAAAAACAGTCAGAGCTGGGCAAAAACTACTTCCTGTTGCGCTAAGTTTGGTGCTTGGGGGAGCGGTTGGTAATTTTTTGGATCGGGCTATTTCTGGAGAAGTGGTTGATTTTGCACAGTTCAATTTTGGAAGCTACACATTCCCGATTTTTAATGTGGCAGATTCGGCAATTGTCATCGGTGTTGCACTGATTATTTTGGATACATTGCTGGAATCGCGTCGGGAAAAAGGGAATGGCAATGATAGCGTTGAAGGGAAGTCATAG
- a CDS encoding RluA family pseudouridine synthase yields the protein MNEVNENGEAIGLSYEDELEGESLEWTADSGNVKTRIDKYIAEEMKEVSRSQIQLWIGNGRVLVNGTAVKANYKLAEGDHIVLSVPEPESVDIMPENIPLDVVYEDSDVIVINKQRGLVVHPAPGHSSGTLVNALMYHCHDLSGINGELRPGIVHRIDKDTSGLLMAAKNDQAHASLAAQLKDHSVTRKYIALVHGHLSHDQGTVDAPIGRDSGDRKMFTVTERNSKHAVTHFLVIERLGDYTLLELQLETGRTHQIRVHMKFIGHPLVGDPMYGRSKGVRMEGQALHAAVLGFKHPTTGEYLEFSRPIPPDMEDVLTSLRSR from the coding sequence ATGAACGAAGTGAATGAAAATGGCGAAGCCATAGGTCTGTCTTATGAGGACGAACTGGAGGGTGAATCTCTGGAATGGACGGCAGATTCAGGGAATGTCAAAACACGTATAGACAAATACATCGCCGAAGAAATGAAGGAAGTATCTCGTTCTCAAATTCAGCTGTGGATCGGGAATGGTCGCGTACTGGTGAACGGTACGGCGGTCAAAGCGAACTACAAGCTGGCTGAAGGAGATCATATTGTATTATCGGTACCTGAGCCAGAAAGTGTAGATATTATGCCGGAAAATATTCCGCTAGATGTTGTATACGAGGATTCGGACGTTATTGTCATTAACAAGCAACGTGGTCTAGTGGTGCATCCTGCACCAGGACACTCCTCGGGAACACTGGTCAACGCACTGATGTACCACTGCCATGACCTTTCCGGCATTAACGGGGAATTACGTCCCGGTATTGTTCACCGTATTGATAAGGATACATCAGGACTGCTGATGGCGGCTAAAAATGATCAGGCCCACGCATCACTTGCAGCACAGCTTAAGGATCATAGCGTGACTCGGAAATATATTGCATTGGTCCACGGTCATTTGAGCCACGATCAGGGAACCGTAGATGCTCCGATCGGTCGTGATTCAGGTGATCGTAAAATGTTCACGGTGACGGAACGCAACAGCAAGCATGCAGTTACCCATTTTCTCGTTATTGAACGGTTGGGGGATTATACCTTGCTTGAACTTCAATTGGAGACAGGGCGCACACATCAAATTCGTGTTCACATGAAATTCATTGGGCATCCATTGGTTGGCGACCCTATGTATGGACGCAGTAAAGGGGTTCGTATGGAGGGCCAAGCCCTGCATGCAGCGGTATTGGGATTTAAGCATCCAACCACAGGAGAATACTTGGAATTTAGCAGACCGATCCCTCCTGATATGGAGGACGTATTAACGTCCTTGCGTAGTCGCTAA